The DNA window ACAACGCTCTTATTTTGTATTGATTTTGTAGGATAATTGGTGCACTGCTGATTGGCGTAGGGCTGTACTCTGTTTTGTGGGGTAAATGCAACGACGTTGAAGACGCTGCTGAAGCGGTCAAACGTGAAGAATTGCCCGTCATAAACCAACCCATTTAAGCAACTTTCGATACGAAATAAGGTGTCTTAATCATGTCATAAACATATTTGACTGAATCATAGGTTAttttaaggtttattttcaAGGCTAATGTCAAGGTCATCCAGTATCATCGACCCAAATCTCGAATCTTAGATATAGGTTGTTACATATATGTTATGTGTTGCAAAAGATCAAAATATCGAGCCACGAGCCtagtattaaattattaattaatatttgatattaaGATATGAGATTGTGGGCGCACACAATCTATGATGTTTCTCCAACCACATTATCATGATCATATCATTCAACCCATCTACCTACCTCTCCAATACCATGTTCGAGATTTgcgctgttttttttttagtttaacgATCGGTTTCGAACTGATTCtaacaatttaatattgattgaataattgaatttatccCTTAAACGTGTTTTTTCAGATAATCAAACTTGATTTTGAAGGATTAATAACATGTTTTGGAATAATTTTCGGGATGATAGAAGtgattttgatcattttgaATGATCTGTCTCGAACATGTCACAAGTGTATTTTATGAAGTTTCGATATTTATACCGTTACTCTCGAAATTTTGAAACGTGTGTGAAGGACGGGGAGTGAGAGGAGTCGATAGACATAGTATGAcgtttttactttaaaaaactgattaaattattccatagaaaatttaatagagaaattctaaaattaaattaaacatatatacttaaaatgggcaaaaatattaaatatatatatatatNCCTCTCCAATACCATGTTCGAGATTTgcgctgttttttttttagtttaacgATCGGTTTCGAACTGATTCtaacaatttaatattgattgaataattgaatttatccCTTAAACGTGTTTTTTCAGATAATCAAACTTGATTTTGAAGGATTAATAACATGTTTTGGAATAATTTTCGGGATGATAGAAGtgattttgatcattttgaATGATCTGTCTCGAACATGTCACAAGTGTATTTTATGAAGTTTCGATATTTATACCGTTACTCTCGAAATTTTGAAACGTGTGTGAAGGACGGGGAGTGAGAGGAGTCGATAGACATAGTATGAcgtttttactttaaaaaactgattaaattattccatagaaaatttaatagagaaattctaaaattaaattaaacatatatacttaaaatgggcaaaaatattaaatatatatatatatattttggtaagaatttaatgaaattggaAAATGATGTGTCGAAATATGAGTGGTGGAAGAAGAGACAACAAATGATGCGGGGAGCAGAGAATAAAAGCTCTTCATCAACAACCACACATCTCACCAACCTCCACCGGCTTCTCCTTGCACCCAACAAACGCActctcccttctttttttcttatttccatTTCTACCCCTTACCTACCTCACCTAATGGACTCCCTAAAACCACCCCCACCCTCTCCAACCACCTCGTGCAATACACGCTCCACAAtctactttcaatttttttttcccttttttaaccctatacttttaaatatatattgtaatttgtttaaattttaattaatataccCAAAATTCAATTGCATTTtattaccatatatatatataaaattgttaaaatattattgagattaatattattattttaataaataaaaataaaaatataaatcaacTCGAATATAGTGCAACTTATTAATATTCTAGattgtattaatttttgtttttttacgTTATTTAAgactaaaaaggaaaaataaaattaggaaaatagaaaataataattaaaagtcttTACTCCACCAACTCCCTTCCCTCATATATCAACCTCTCCCACACTCCCAAAattcttcataattcaaaaaaaaaaaattaaaaaaaaaaaattaaaattccaaaatggTCCTCTCTCtcatccctctctctctcctccttctcctcctcgCCTACAACCTCTTCAACCGCCTCCGCTTCAAGCTTCCGCCGGGGCCACGCCCGCTTCCGGTGGTCGGAAACCTGTACGACGTGAAGCCGGTCCGGTTCCGATGCTACGCGGACTGGGCGAAGCAGTACGGTCCAATCATATCGGTGTGGTTCGGGTCGACGCTGAACGTGGTGGTGTCGAACACGGAGCTAGCGAGGGCGGTGCTGAAGGAGCACGACCAGAGCCTGGCGGACCGGCACCGGACTCGGTCGGCGGCGAAATTCAGCCGCGATGGGAAGGACCTGATTTGGGCGGACTATGGGCCCCACTATGTGAAGGTGAGGAAAGTGTGTACCATTGAACTGTTCTCACCGAAACGACTTGAATCGCTGAGGCCGATTAGAGAAGATGAAGTTTCCGCCATGGTTGAAGACATCTTCAAGCTCTGCACCAATCCTGGTACCTTCAATTTCTTACCCATTTTTTGCTTACGTGGCTGCAAAGTGGTCCCCCACGCCATTAATGCTATTTTGTTTCtgcaaataattaaaaacggTCCTCGTTATTAGGAagaaaataaccaaaaaataaatatatcaactcgttaattttaaaaaatattcaattatatatacttttttttatttcattttaaatttattatttttattatttgactgtctaaaataatttttaactatttaaaaaataaatgttttctcatctgatattttatttttattaaaaataaaattgtttgtaAAGGATTGAAATAATCCAAAATAAccagatttaaaaaaaattataattagattgagttaaaaaaacattaaataatgaaaataaataattggttGAAAAAGTCAAATAAGGAAATATCCAGAGTCAACTCTCCAGttggaatttttaattaatttattaatattattattatttcttaatatttaatcattttgattttgatttattaattttagggGTTGAAATTgggtaaattaataaaaatattgaaaaacattaaaaattataataattaaaaagaaaattggaatttgGGTTTTGAATCACAGAGAAGTCAGGCAAGAGTGTGAAGGTGAGGGAATTTCTGGGAGCGGTTTCATTCAACAACATCACCAGACTCGCATTCGGGAAGAGGTTCGTCAACTCCGATGGCGTTATGGACGAGCAGGGCCTCGAATTCAAGGCCATTGTCGCCAATGGCCTCAAGCTCGGCGCCTCCCTGGCCATGGCTGAGCACATCCCTTGGCTTCGCTGGATGTTCCCTCTCGAAGAAGAAGCCTTCGCCAAGCATGGTGCCCGTCGCGACCGCCTCACTCGAGCCATCATGGAAGAGCACACCAAAGCTCGCAACCAGAGCGGTAATGTCAAGAACCACTTCGTTGATGCTCTACTTACTCTCCAAGATAAGTATGATCTCAGTGAAGACACTATCATCGGCCTCCTTTGGGTACGTTATGCGATTTCCCCTATCTCTCTCAGTGAAGAACTGTTTTCAATGATTTCGATCTCTATTCAACTCTGTGAAATGAATTGAAGAACAGTCTTCGAGGATTTGGATCTCTTGTTGATGTGGATGTGGATGTGGATGTGATGTAGGATATGATCACTGCCGGCATGGACACGACGGCGATTTCGGTGGAATGGGCGATGGCGGAGATCGTAAGGAACCCTAGAGTGCAGAAGAAGGTTCAGGAGGAACTAGACAATGTGGTTGGAGTAGATCGGATTATGACAGAGAACGACTTCTCGAACCTTCCGTATCTCCAATGCGTCGTAAAGGAGGCGATGAGATTACATCCACCAACGCCATTGATGCTGCCGCATCGATCGAACGCCAACGTGAAGATCGGCGGCTACGACATCCCCAAAGGCTCGAACGTGCATGTGAACGTGTGGGCAGTGGCACGTGACCCGGCGGTGTGGAAGAACGCAGAGGAATTCCGGCCTGAGAGGTTCTTAGAAGAGGATGTGGACATGAAAGGGCACGATCTCCGGCTGCTGCCATTCGGGGCAGGGCGGAGGGTATGCCCAGGGGCTCAATTAGGAATCAATTTGGTGACCTCAATGTTGGGGCACCTTCTGCACCATTTCGAATGGACACCGTCGCCGGGGATGAAGGCGGAGGAGATCGACATGTCGGAGAGCCCTGGATTGGTGTCGTACATGAAGACGCCAGTGCAGGCTGTGGCCACTCCCAGGCTGCCTTCGGGACTGTACAAACGCGTGCCTGTGGACATGTAAgatgtgtttgtttttgtttggttgttgATGTTCCTCGGCGTTTAGATTTGTTTTGTATTATGAAAAAGGGTTTCTTCCGGTGATACTGAGGTTGAAGAAGGTTTCTGTTTTCATGGAAACTCCTTTCTGTAAAATCTGAAGCGAAATCAAACCTTGACGACAACAGAacagatgtttcaattcaatcACTCAATTTTCTATCTTCCCTTCCCTGCTTTCCTCTTTTCTAATGGGATTTTCTCTGCTTTCTAATGGGATTTTCTCTGCTTTCTTCCTCTATTCTAATGGGATTTTGTGATATTCTACTAGATATTACTGGACACATTCAGAAAACggtagaaaaaaattgaagatcaTTGACATAGGAATCTCAAATTGCAGATTACGAACAAAGAAACCAACTTTTCACTTGCTTTAAACTCAATATCTCAGAGAGatctcttcaattttaaatcaatacACAACAAAGCGTAAAACACAAGGTAAGACACCCTGGTGACTTTATTCAATATGCCCAAGAATACTCTGGGAATGcaagaaatgaataaaatcTCTCGTTGATTCACACCAaccccaaaaaaatttaagaagatAATAACTTAATAAAATGAATCACCTCTTTAGCTCCAGCAAGTGGGGTGTTTAAGTAGGATGGGTTTAGTATGTAACTTACACATAGTGGAGAGAAACTCGACTTAAGCCTGCAGAAAGCTGGCATACTTGGCACCTAGGAAGAGCCTCTGGATGCAGAGGAGGGCATATTTGGTAACCTCAGCATTCTCATGATTCATCAGTTTCATCACTCTTTCCTTGGCCTTGAGGTCTGTCACTATAACTCTCCCAGCTGGATGGTGTTGAATGAACTGGGAAAGATCAAAACATGCAACTGCCAGAGCCCTTGGATCACTGGAACTGTCCAGAATGGTGATTAGGACCCTCAATATCTGTATCAAATAATTCGCCTATTACTTTCACTTTCAGTACAACCAACACATTCTTCATATATCATACAGATCTATAAAGGATAAAGTggtttctttataaaagtagGACCAACATAATAATCACATTTAATGCAGCCCATTTGAGTATGATAATGACTTTGTGATGATTCAGAAAACGGTAGAAAAACAATACTGTAACAAGAGGAGGGAAAAACCTTCAAGTCGTTCTCTTCGAAGCTTGTAATATTTTCACGCCAGAAATTTACATCTTTGTGCATAGGAGACCAGTCAAGATGCCCGAGAAGGACTTCTTGCTTGTACTTGTCAAAAGAACTTAGTTTCTTGATATTATCTTTCAGCCCCTCTTCCAGTTGACTCAGAGCCTCCAAAAGGTCCTATTACATGGTtgtaatcatatttttaagtaCACTGTAGAAAAGAGAGAtggggagggagagagaaaaaagctAAAAGATTTGCTTACTTGGTGAAGAAATGTATGCATGGTAATGGAAGTTcgaataaaaatggaaatcagTCGTGAAAATAGGAAACCGAGAGATATTAGGAATGATGAGCAATGTCATTCATTTCACACTCGGAAGAAAAGGTACATCAGAAGTATGTTCGtgggaaagaagaaattgcACCTAGATCTGATACAGAAAAGGGGAAATGGGGGCAAAAGAGAGAAATCCTCGATAGAGCTATAGGATATAATTCAGCCATCAAAGATTTGGATAAAACATGCGATGCTGAGTAAGTTTCAACCAACCATCAATCTTATGGAGATAATATTAAGACAGAAAGTAATGTCACTTTAGTGATATCGATTCAGTTGTTACTAAAAAAacgaacaaacaaacaaatcaagaACTGTTTCTTTGATGTCCATCAGGGAGGTTGGTGCATTGGCTATtatgatgaaaataaaagaaactcaGTAAGGAAAAAACTTCGGACTTTTCCTACCTCATCACTCCATGCTTGTGATTTCAAACTTTGAACAATTTGTGGTAGTCCGAGACCGACCATTTGAGCTCCAAATGTTCCCTTGTGGAGTAAGTTCCTCAAGGTCAAAATAACAACTCGGACAACCTAGTAGAAATAACACAAACAAGTTAATAAACATTGATGTTAGAAGTTGAACATGGTAAACAAGCCAACATAGTCTAAGTGGCTCTACTTgaagatagaaaaataaaggcaGGATGAAACAATGCCATGAATGTACAGGGGAGAATGAATACAATGCGGTTATAGCAAACTAAAACACACAGAACAAGACAGAGTAACTTTATTAGAATGACCAGTGTCCAGAGGGTGGTTTCACCTTCTCTTTTGTGGAACTCTTGACAACATCAATGAGTCTCGGAAGGGTTCTAGAAGTGGCCAAGAATTCAATTGCTGGCTCATAATATGATAAGAGCCAAACACAAAGACAGGTTTCATATAGAATCTGTTAGAAAAAGAACAGTTAGTTTCAATGTTAAAGTTTGAcaataacaattttcaaaattaaatggagtAATTGATTACTGGAGACAACTTAAAAAATGCGAGTCTGATAAATATGATAAGAAATCCAAAGAAAATATCCAACTAATAAGAAGACGAGTGCAAATGCCAGGAATTAAATGACCAAATTACCTGAGTAGATTGTTGGGTCGATGCAGGAGAAATCAAAGGAATAAGCAATTTCACTCCATCTGCCTGGATAAAGGAGGATCTGACCTTTGGTTCCTTCAGCAGAGTTGAAAGGCAATTGATAGAAGTCGATACAGCACGACTAGGATGTGAAGGATTCTTCAGCTACACAACATTTTAAGACTACTGTGTCAGCATCGTTGAAACTAGAGCTCAATAATAGATTTTCGATTGGCTAAAATAAATGGGTCACTAAAAGGGTGTGTATGGCCTGCAGCTGCTCTTACACATTACATTTCCAAGTTAATCATCAAACGGAAAAAAGTACATGCATACATTTAAGTACATGGGTTAGTATCTATGTTTATATAACATATTTCCTTATGGCTTTTGCTGAATACATATCGCATCCATACCAATTAATCACGAGTGTTAATGGGAGAGGAAATTTTGAGAGAACACAAAGTCAAGATGCCAATACTTGCAacacattaaaatatatttttttatattttaacattttaacgATGAACACATCATATAGATatccattaaaaaagaatatgaaggaaaaaatatgatatataacaTCTATGATCTCTTAGGAAAATCTTGGATGCAGTTGATGGATAGCCCACaccaaagaggaaaaagtCCCTAGTATTTTCTTATGTTACAGGCTCTCTAGTCTCTACATTGAAGGAATGGTAAAGATATTGAACATATGCAAAGTACCTGTGCACAAAGCCATTTCACCAGTCCATCCAAAACATCATCAATGGTAGTAATTTTCATCTTGGAATTTGTGACATCATCATTTGCAGAACTGCCATCATGAGTCGTCTTTCTAGCACTATAGTTACGAGAAAGAAATTAAGTCAATCCATAATGGTTACATCAATCATACATGCACACATATACACGCCAAAAAACATACAACTAAATCCTTGAAATTTTGTGGTGGAAAATATTTCCAAAAGTGTACCTCACTATCAGAGCAAGTATTTTACAGCTCTTCTCCTGTATGAACCAATTTCGCTTCCAAAGCAATCTGAATTACATAAGAAATTTACTTAGTATTATACTTCTCCAAAAAGAATTGGCATACTGCTAAATATATAATCCATCCCCAATATTTAGGccacttttaaactttttttcctttcccttttagAACATTACACATAATCCTTAATGTATAAATTTATCTCAATCAAATTTTCGTgtgaaaaatgataaatttgtAATGATGTGgagtttaattataaatttattaaaaaatccaATGGTTGGTACTGTAAGGTACTGTATCCTTAATGTCCCAAAAACTTCTTTAGAAAAATAAGCAAAGaactttttccctcttttttgtttttttattttatttcattttatttttttaaacgaaACCCTcctgaaatataaattatgtgAAGTAAAAATCCtgaaaacaaagcaaaaataGGAGACTGTTTTTCATGGGAGGGttatcaaaatttggaaaaagtGCACAATAAACTGCCCCCCAGAACTCCTTTAAGGACCTTTTCTTCCATTCAATGTGCATTATTGATCATCAAACAGTCAGGATTAAAACTCTTCTTTAAGATGATTTAAGGGGGATCTAAAATAAGTGGATGTAGCCAACTTATGTATAGCGGGCTGGTTAGGCTGTATGTTCTCGACTAATAATCCCCCCACCCCATTACTGTTGAACACTAGAATGAGTGGATGTAAATTATGTCTTATATATAGGTTATAAAGCTTGGTTGAGGTTCAACCATTTGGAAATTATGTAACTATATACATAAGGGAAGaattaaactttatttggTCAAGAAACAATGTAACTTGTAAGCAAAAGATTGTACACATTAGAGAGaagttcaaaaaagaaaaaaaaaacaaaacaacacgAAAAAGATAAATCAGAATATCAggatcatataaattaatgaaatgtATAACTAATTTAAACAATTCTGCATAAACCCATGCTTGAATCACATACATACCGTAGGAAAGGTTCATAAGCATCTTCGCTTGCAAGAGAAGGATCATGGAACAATCTTGCTCTTTTTGGGTTTGCTGCCAAAGCATTCACCACATATATATCAGTGGgcttttaatgtttttctttgcTTTAACTGAAATTATTTATCCATAGACACTTTAGTTAAGACTTCTATTGATAAATATTTGAGCCTCCCATAGTTGGAGAAACATGTTGAGATGAAAGTGGTATTAAGAGATCTTAAAATACTAGTATTTATTATCAACTACGAAAACATGATAGATGCTTGTAACTAATATATCTACAGGCTGAGTTTTGAACAAATTAGACTTCGAAGGTCAaactaatataaaaatatattacaaaattgcatattaaacaagaaaatgaaacttttcattgaaaaaatttaacaaattc is part of the Cucurbita pepo subsp. pepo cultivar mu-cu-16 chromosome LG03, ASM280686v2, whole genome shotgun sequence genome and encodes:
- the LOC111790179 gene encoding cytochrome P450 98A2; the protein is MVLSLIPLSLLLLLLAYNLFNRLRFKLPPGPRPLPVVGNLYDVKPVRFRCYADWAKQYGPIISVWFGSTLNVVVSNTELARAVLKEHDQSLADRHRTRSAAKFSRDGKDLIWADYGPHYVKVRKVCTIELFSPKRLESLRPIREDEVSAMVEDIFKLCTNPEKSGKSVKVREFLGAVSFNNITRLAFGKRFVNSDGVMDEQGLEFKAIVANGLKLGASLAMAEHIPWLRWMFPLEEEAFAKHGARRDRLTRAIMEEHTKARNQSGNVKNHFVDALLTLQDKYDLSEDTIIGLLWDMITAGMDTTAISVEWAMAEIVRNPRVQKKVQEELDNVVGVDRIMTENDFSNLPYLQCVVKEAMRLHPPTPLMLPHRSNANVKIGGYDIPKGSNVHVNVWAVARDPAVWKNAEEFRPERFLEEDVDMKGHDLRLLPFGAGRRVCPGAQLGINLVTSMLGHLLHHFEWTPSPGMKAEEIDMSESPGLVSYMKTPVQAVATPRLPSGLYKRVPVDM
- the LOC111790180 gene encoding V-type proton ATPase subunit H-like, whose protein sequence is MEIDHAELSTEQVLTRDIPWETYMTTKLISGTSLQLLRRYDNRPESYRAQLLDDDGPAYVRLFVSILRDIFKEETVEYVLALIDEMLTANPKRARLFHDPSLASEDAYEPFLRLLWKRNWFIQEKSCKILALIVSARKTTHDGSSANDDVTNSKMKITTIDDVLDGLVKWLCAQLKNPSHPSRAVSTSINCLSTLLKEPKVRSSFIQADGVKLLIPLISPASTQQSTQILYETCLCVWLLSYYEPAIEFLATSRTLPRLIDVVKSSTKEKVVRVVILTLRNLLHKGTFGAQMVGLGLPQIVQSLKSQAWSDEDLLEALSQLEEGLKDNIKKLSSFDKYKQEVLLGHLDWSPMHKDVNFWRENITSFEENDLKILRVLITILDSSSDPRALAVACFDLSQFIQHHPAGRVIVTDLKAKERVMKLMNHENAEVTKYALLCIQRLFLGAKYASFLQA